From a region of the Streptomyces caniferus genome:
- a CDS encoding CBS domain-containing protein → MSLVQMQPRPASANPVHRTVVEVMDAAGPQVCDDMSVEVALAVMAAARTGRLVVCDQDGQCTGLVTRTDLTAVRGSSAYTDRVQLRDILGDHGSFTSPVTTAAEAEPVMRSRRLDAPPMAGEQGSALGILALSR, encoded by the coding sequence TTGTCGCTGGTTCAGATGCAGCCCCGCCCGGCAAGCGCCAACCCCGTGCACAGGACGGTGGTTGAGGTCATGGACGCGGCCGGACCGCAGGTCTGTGACGACATGAGCGTCGAGGTGGCACTGGCCGTCATGGCCGCCGCCCGCACGGGTCGACTGGTTGTTTGCGACCAGGACGGCCAGTGCACCGGCCTGGTCACCCGAACCGACCTCACCGCCGTCCGCGGCAGCTCCGCTTACACGGACCGCGTCCAGCTGCGCGACATCCTCGGCGACCACGGATCGTTCACCTCACCCGTGACCACTGCGGCCGAAGCCGAGCCCGTGATGCGCTCCCGTCGGCTCGATGCCCCGCCGATGGCCGGCGAGCAAGGCAGCGCCCTGGGCATTCTCGCCCTCTCCCGCTGA
- a CDS encoding SCO5918 family protein: MRCIIARFPFELTKSGVLESMKGVKPEPVTGETVTIGRRHYPVKQVGQVITRQDRRDFSAAEVLRAMTQLGFTCRPLPKAAPVRILSPLQQASAMLGTPVSV; the protein is encoded by the coding sequence ATGCGTTGCATCATCGCCCGCTTCCCCTTCGAGCTCACCAAGAGCGGCGTGCTGGAATCGATGAAGGGCGTCAAGCCCGAACCGGTCACCGGCGAAACGGTGACCATCGGCCGCCGCCACTACCCCGTCAAGCAAGTCGGCCAGGTCATCACCCGCCAGGACCGCCGTGACTTCAGCGCCGCCGAAGTCCTCCGGGCCATGACTCAGCTCGGCTTCACCTGCCGCCCCCTCCCCAAGGCCGCACCCGTACGCATCCTCAGCCCGCTCCAGCAAGCCTCCGCGATGCTCGGCACCCCCGTGTCCGTCTGA